The following are encoded together in the Lactuca sativa cultivar Salinas chromosome 1, Lsat_Salinas_v11, whole genome shotgun sequence genome:
- the LOC128133933 gene encoding glutathione S-transferase T2-like — translation MESEARNADQITSKWRDIRLKCTDFGGIYNNLLNIRKSGSNDFDVFKAAMDQYEKTTPTRKAFPYMKPWLKLKDSPKWKEQTEGSSQSSGSKRSRNPDGASQQSDGRTHIDINDDPIDLETDQPLPRPVGRNKAKKAASTSSNSSVMDMFGDKFDRYVQLQETKAEVMTRMEQKMIEAQTSFQEAQETLQTKTDMEILKMKADDLEGEDLELFLAMKESVRARRRRRG, via the coding sequence ATGGAAAGTGAAGCTCGAAATGCCGATCAAATTACGTCGAAATGGCGAGATATTCGATTAAAATGCACCGATTTTGGAGGAATCTACAACAATCTCCTAAACATACGCAAAAGCGGCTCgaacgattttgatgttttcaaggcggCCATGGACCAATATGAAAAAACAACGCCTACACGCAAAGCTTTTCCGTATATGAAGCCGTGGCTAAAATTGAAAGACTCCCCAAAATGGAAAGAGCAAACGGAAGGAAGTTCCCAATCTTCCGGTTCAAAGCGTTCGAGAAACCCCGATGGAGCTTCTCAACAATCGGACGGCCGAACACACATCGACATCAACGACGATCCGATAGATCTTGAAACCGACCAACCTCTTCCTCGGCCCGttggaagaaataaagcaaaaaaagCGGCGTCAACATCTTCGAATTCTAGTGTTATGGATATGTTTGGCGATAAATTTGATCGATATGTGCAGCTTCAGGAAACGAAGGCCGAGGTGATGACTCGGATGGAACAAAAAATGATCGAAGCACAAACATCATTTCAAGAGGCACAAGAGACACTCCAAACAAAAACCGATATGGAAATCTTGAAAATGAAAGCGGACGACCTTGAGGGCGAAGACTTGGAACTTTTTCTAGCAATGAAAGAGTCGGTTCGAGCCCGACGTAGGCGTAGGGGGTAG